AATAAAAGACTGATATGGAATATGGATTCTATCAAAGTTGCTAGAAAACTAAGTGATGATATTTTCACAAAGGCAAACACCTTAGGAACTGACAAAATTGATACGAATTATAGACCAGGAATTGGAAGAGAATCCTTTGCAATTAAACAAGCAAAAGAGGAAAACATGACGCATTGTGAAAACTCTGCATCTACTCTACCAGATCTTTTCACATCTGTTAATGAGGAAGATTCAGATGACGAAACAGTTATCAACTGTAGTCCAGATGATAATGCTTTCAGTGTTTCCAAAAAGTCTTTCAAAAGAGTTGTAAATTCTGAAACAAACTCTGCAAGTTCTTTAACTCACCAAATCAAACATACTGATGGAACCACTAAACTCAAAAACTTTTTGAATGGAGAAAATTCCTCTTATGAGGATGGTAGTACTTCTATACCAACTGTTTTTCCTACACTGACTTCATCAATTGTTGGAAAAACTAGTCTGGGACAAAAatactccaagaaacaacaaacaagcaaaaaatccattcaagtcaccaaaaccccacttatcatgccaaacatttttgaaaaccaacCAAAGAAACCAGTTAAACCCTACGTCATACCTCATAAACaggtttccaaaaaaaaaaccaaaaccttttcaaaaaccttttgaaaaccgctttcaagatatcacttttaatcattCAAGGAACTTTCAAAAACCATTACATCAGAAAGTTTcaaaccatcatcatcaaaaagcTTTTCAAACCCGCCCATCACATCCCAGATATGAagaaaatttttcaaacaaacctTCACATCTAGGATATCTTTCACCAAATCACAAATCTTATCAACCCACAGGTTTTCAGAAACAAATCACATTTTGGGTAAAATTGATAGATAAAATCAAACCTCAAGCATTCCATCATCATAAaccaaaccattacaataatGTGAAGTCAAATGATAAAAGAAATTCATCAAGCAAAGCACCCAAAATAACAACTGACAAACCAGGACCCAttcagatttgggtacctaaacttTCTATCTGATTGCAGGTACTTAATGCTGGAGAACCCAATGATGAtacatggtatattgatagtggctactCCAAGCATATGACAGGAAACCGGAACTACTTACGTGACTTCAAACCTATACAAACCAATCAAGATGTTACCTTCGGAAACAACATGAAAGCAAAAATCAAAGGTTATGGAAACATAACAAATGGTAATTTTACCATAAAGAAAGTTGCCTTCGTCGATGACCtgaaacacaacctcatcagtgtttctcAACTATGTGATAACATTCTTGAAGTTCTTTTCACCAAACAACGAAGCTTGATCATGGACACCAAAACCAAAGATGTTATAGTTGATTCTGACCGTGCCGGAAATATGTATCCACTTGACATGGATCTTATCTATGGTAAACCCGATATATGTCTGCTATCTAAAGCCCCAGCAGatattagttggttatggcaccgtcGCCTTTCCCATCTAAACTTTGGGTACATCAACAAATTAATCGGCGATGATCTTGTTCGAGGGCTACCACTTCTGAAGCTTGATAACGAAACTCTTTGTGCCGCATGTTAAAAAGGAAAACTTTCCAAATCCACGCACAAAAGCATCTCAGAAGCTAGTGTATCCGAACCACTAGAGTTGTTGCACATAGACCTTTGTGGCCCTGCCAAAACTCAAACCATACAAGGGaagaagtacattcttgttgtcgttgatggttTCTCGTGCTTTACTTGGGTCTTTTTCTTAAGACTAAAATCAGAAGCACCTAAAGagatgatcaacttcatcaaacagATCGAGCTGAAGCTGAAACGACCTGTTCgaagaatccgaagtgataatggtttagagttcaaaaacaatactctagattcatttctcaaagacaaaggaattgaacataacttctcagccccatccactccacaacagaacggtgttgtcgaaagaaggaaccgaactctatgtgaagctgcaagatcAATGCTTATCTTCGCTGATCTGCCACAATACTTTTGGGCAGAAGCAATAGACACAACACGAGATAAATctcaagtttttaaacaatcttTTCGAAAGCTAGAAAATGGTTAAACTCATTATTCAGGGAAATCCAGCTATTCATACCCAATCTTTGTACAATTTGTATGGAGAACgtcaatcgtatgaatcctcaATTGACCCACCAACCATTGCAGCttttggaggaccacttgctcttgtgTCCACAACTTCATAAAACCAAACACCTTTCATTGATCAAAACTTTAATCATTTTAATCAGACTACATCTTTTCAAAACCAAACCTTCCAGTCTGATTCGAATGATGAAGTAGATTATCAACAACTGTGTGCTTTGGTTGCAAACACAAATCTCCAGAGATTTATCCCAAATCATGGTCAAtcaaattttagaccaaattttcaaccaagaccatcttttggacaaaataacTCAAGTTTTCAACCAAGACCATCTTTTGGACAAAACAACTCAGGTTTTCAACCTAGACCTTACTTTGGACAAAATTCTCAAAGACCTTCTTTCCAAAATAACTCAAACCAAGGTTTTCTTAACCATGGATTTCAAAACGATCCCAACTCAGGTCATAATCACAATCCAAACAAcagttttcaaaatcaaaacagaTGTTTCCGAAATCAAGgttacaacaatcaaaacaatggttttcaaaacaaccaaaattttggATTCCAACAAAACCATTCTCAACCTTCCCAACAAGCCCAAACTCAAGCACCTGAAAGACATCCGATTAAGAGTCaaaaggatgacagtgatgaagaTGTGATCATTTGTTACAACTGCAAAGGAACTAATCACTATGCCAGAGAATGTCGagccaaaaacaaaaccaaaatcaaagactCAGCATAGTATGCTCAAAGAGCCGATGAATTGAAGAAGCTGGAAAaccaagaaaagaaaaaaacattgATGGCAATCCATGAACCAAGCGTAGAATACTGGCCAACATCTGATGACGAAGCTGATAATGAACAAGCACAATCAAACTTCTGCTTCGTAGCTGGTGTTGAAATACCTTCAAGAGCTCCAAACGTCATAGAACAGGTATGGTCTATGATCTCTGAACttggtttttccaaaacaatttttgagACCCACATAACCAAAATTGAGACTAGTCTGGAAACTGATCTCAAAACATATCATGACACGATggtcaattatgatatttgcaaatCTGAGTTACAAACCTTGCAAATCAAATTTGGAGAATAAACAAGAACTAAAAGCAAATTGGAAAGAGACGTTGAAAGAAAATCAGACGATTATAATCACGTCTTGGAACAATTAAACCAGTCCCTAATTCAAAAAAAGGATTTGGAACTAAAAAATCAGTCAATCATTTCTTGTGAAACAAAAGATGTTTTAGAAATGGAAATCCTTCAGTTGAAACAAGACTTTCAAGAATCAACTGATAAATACAATATTCTAAATGAAAAACTGACTGATTCTTTAAAACAAATCAATTCTCTTAAAACCGAGAATAAAAGACTGATATGGAATATGGATTCTATCAAAGTTGCTAGAAAACTAAGTGATGATATTTTCACAAAGGCAAACACCTTAGGAACTGACAAAATTGATACGAATTATAGACCAGGAATTGGAAGAGAATCCTTTGAAATTAAACAAGCAAAAGAGGAAAACAAGACGCATTGTGAAAACTCTGCATCTACTCTACCAGATCTTTTCACATCTGTTAATGAGGAAGATTCAGATGACGAAACAGTTATCAACTGTAGTCCAGATGATAATGCTTTCAGTGTTTCCAAAAAGTCTTTCAAAAGAGTTGTAAATTCTGAAACAAACTCTGCAAGTTCTTTAACTCACCAAATCAAACATACCGATGGAACCACTAAACTCAAAAACTTTTTGAATGGAGAAAATTCCTCTTATGAGGATGGTAGTACTTCTATACCAACTGTTTTTCCTACAATGACTTCATCAATTGTTGGAAAAACTAGTCTGGGACAAAAatactccaagaaacaacaaacaagcaaaaaatccattcaagtcaccaaaaccccacttatcatgccaaacatttttgaaaaccaacCAAAGAAACCAGTTAAACCCTACGTCATACCTCATAAACaggtttccaaaaaaaaaaccaaaaccttttcaaaaaccttttgaaaaccgctttcaagatatcacttttaatcattCAAGGAACTTTCAAAAACCATTACATCAGAAAGTTTcaaaccatcatcatcaaaaagcTTTTCAAAACCGCCCATCACATCCCAGATATGaagaaaaattttcaaacaaacctTCACATCTAGGATATCTTTCACCAAATCACAAATCTTATCAACCCACAGGTTTTCAGAAACAAATCACATTTTGGGTAAAATTGATAGATCAAATCAAACCTCAAGCATTCCATCATCATAAaccaaaccattacaataatGTGAAGTCAAATGATAAAAGAAATTCATCAAGCAAAGCACCCAAAATAACAACTGACAAACCAGGACCCAttcagatttgggtacctaaacttTCTATCTGATTGCAGGTACTTAATGCTGGAGAACCCAATGATGAtacatggtatattgatagtggctactCCAAGCATATGACAGGAAACCGGAACTACTTACGTGACTTCAAACCTATACAAACCAATCAAGATGTTACCTTCGGAAACAACATGAAAGCAAAAATCAAAGGTTATGGAAACATAACAAATGGTAATTTTACCATAAAGAAAGTTGCCTTCGTCGATGACCtgaaacacaacctcatcagtgtttctcAACTATGTGATAACATTCTTGAAGTTCTTTTCACCAAACAACGAAGCTTGATCATGGACACCAAAACCAAAGATGTTATAGTTGATTCTGACCGTGCCGGAAATATGTATCCACTTGACATGGATCTTATCTATGGTAAACCCGATATATGTCTGCTATCTAAAGCCCCAGCAGatattagttggttatggcaccgtcGCCTTTCCCATCTAAACTTTGGGTACATCAACAAATTAATCGGCGATGATCTTGTTCGAGGGCTACCACTTCTGAAGCTTGATAACGAAACTCTTTGTGCCGCATGTTAAAAAGGAAAACTTTCCAAATCCACACACAAAAGCATCTCAGAAGCTAGTGTATCCGAACCACTAGAGTTGTTGCACATAGACCTTTGTGGCCCTGCCAAAACTCAAACCATACAAGGGaagaagtacattcttgttgtcgttgatggttTCTCGTGCTTTACTTGGGTCTTTTTCTTAAGACTAAAATCAGAAGCGCCTAAAGagatgatcaacttcatcaaacagATCGAGCTGAAGCTGAAACGACCTGTTCgaagaatccgaagtgataatggtttagagttcaaaaacaatactctagattcatttctcaaagacaaaggaattgaacataacttctcagccctatccactccacaacagaacggtgttgtcgaaagaaggaaccgaactctatgtgaagctgcaagatcAATGCTTATCTTCGCTGATCTGCCACAATACTTTTGGGCAGAAGCAATAGACACAACACGAGATAAATctcaagtttttaaacaatcttTTCGAAAGCTAGAAAATGGTTAAACTCATTATTCAGGGAAATCCAGCTATTCATACCCAATCTTTGTACAATTTGTATGGAGAACgtcaatcgtatgaatcctcaATTGACCCACCAACCATTGCAGCttttggaggaccacttgctcttgtgTCCACAACTTCATAAAACCAAACACCTTTCATTGATCAAAACTTTAATCATTTTAATCAGACTACATCTTTTCAAAACCAAACCTTCCAGTCTGATTCGAATGATGAAGTAGATTATCAACAACTGTGTGCTTTGGTTGCAAACACAAATCTCCAGAGATTTATCCCAAATCATGGTCAAtcaaattttagaccaaattttcaaccaagaccatcttttggacaaaataacTCAAGTTTTCAACCAAGACCATCTTTTGGACAAAACAACTCAGGTTTTCAACCTAGACCTTACTTTGGACAAAATTCTCAAAGACCTTCTTTCCAAAATAACTCAAACCAAGGTTTTCTTAACCATGGATTTCAAAACGATCCCAACTCAGGTCATAATCACAATCCAAACAAcagttttcaaaatcaaaacagaTGTTTCCGAAATCAAGgttacaacaatcaaaacaatggttttcaaaacaaccaaaattttggATTCCAACAAAACCATTCTCAACCTTCCCAACAAGCCCAAACTCAAGCACCTGAAAGACATCCGATTAAGAGTCaaaaggatgacagtgatgaagaTGTGATCATTTGTTACAACTGCAAAGGAACTAATCACTATGCCAGAGAATGTCGagccaaaaacaaaaccaaaatcaaagactCAGCATAGTATGCTCAAAGAGCCGATGAATTGAAGAAGCTGGAAAaccaagaaaagaaaaaaacattgATGGCAATCCATGAACCAAGCGTAGAATACTGGCCAACATCTGATGACGAAGCTGATAATGAACAAGCACAATCAAACTTCTGCTTCGTAGCTGGTGTTGAAATACCTTCAAGAGCTCCAAACGTCATAGAACAGGTATGGTCTATGATCTCTGAACTTGgttttttccaaaacaatttttgagACCCACATAACCAAAATTGAGACTAGTCTGGAAACTGATCTCAAAACATATCATGACACGATg
The genomic region above belongs to Lactuca sativa cultivar Salinas chromosome 4, Lsat_Salinas_v11, whole genome shotgun sequence and contains:
- the LOC128133754 gene encoding uncharacterized protein LOC128133754; protein product: MAIHEPSVEYWPTSDDEADNEQAQSNFCFVAGVEIPSRAPNVIEQLKQDFQESTDKYNILNEKLTDSLKQINSLKTENKRLIWNMDSIKVARKLSDDIFTKANTLGTDKIDTNYRPGIGRESFEIKQAKEENKTHCENSASTLPDLFTSVNEEDSDDETVINCSPDDNAFSVSKKSFKRVVNSETNSASSLTHQIKHTDGTTKLKNFLNGENSSYEDGSTSIPTVLNAGEPNDDTWYIDSGYSKHMTGNRNYLRDFKPIQTNQDVTFGNNMKAKIKGYGNITNGNFTIKKVAFVDDLKHNLISVSQLCDNILEVLFTKQRSLIMDTKTKDVIVDSDRAGNMYPLDMDLIYGKPDICLLSKAPADISWLWHRRLSHLNFGYINKLIGDDLVRGLPLLKLDNETLCAAC